Proteins encoded within one genomic window of Flavobacterium oreochromis:
- a CDS encoding site-specific integrase translates to MINKASYKEELLTLGYHKLSVEQRIRNINHFIRITQKELQQVKPSDLKKYVNHYQQKALNTHTIQGYYRSIEHYFSYLEREKLIKKIHLIIMSYNFLKLQKQKEKYSLSKK, encoded by the coding sequence ATGATAAACAAAGCATCGTATAAAGAAGAATTACTCACACTAGGTTACCATAAATTATCAGTCGAACAACGAATAAGAAACATCAACCATTTTATAAGAATCACTCAAAAAGAACTCCAACAAGTCAAACCCTCAGATCTAAAAAAATACGTCAATCATTATCAACAAAAGGCATTAAACACCCACACGATACAGGGATATTATAGAAGTATAGAACACTATTTTAGTTATTTAGAAAGAGAAAAACTCATTAAAAAAATCCATTTAATTATTATGAGCTACAACTTCCTAAAGCTACAAAAGCAGAAAGAGAAATACTCACTCAGCAAGAAATAA
- a CDS encoding CHC2 zinc finger domain-containing protein: MQINDIKQNLSLSQVLAHYNLQPNKNKMLFCPFHLSSRTGGREQTASLQVNLEKNFYKCHACGAKGDQIQFVQDFEKLTKHEALIKCTALAGNPPEIKHQPITTKPMDQEKRIEFLEKLYETFIKSAYLSQPARDYLQSRNLTALLEKRGLVGFNSGQFHHAGRFENEPNPEQAKKEMIQDALEIGMLTPLNRVNNQTGEAVTYQVFGVKSIAFPLRNAKGQIVSYYFRNVEDKNGKHFYLKNRQGLYPYYPKPETKKLILTEAIIDCASLLHIPEITNNYSLLACYGTNGLTPEHTEAVSQLKELEEIIFFFDGDKAGSTAIEKYTKELQTLNVKLKITKVEPPENEDVNSLLVAYEKEIFMELLEKRKTVITKDKTILPENIISSVEPTLNFKPLNFESKTKPLDLLKTPNLLHNINDLLGKIGIVGEEDNRLLQYVTATTYKMNYNLHVLYQGSSGSGKTHTIKQIALLIPPEDVIYLTRVTESSLYNYKNGEFMYKLVVFEDLDGLKEEALLAVREMISNKKLSSSTSIKDKKGNADGKIKAVEVSFASLSATTKGELYEDNMSRIIVLSVDESKEQTKRIIEYKNKVYQGEINKEEQEKNKTVFKRMHQIITSL, encoded by the coding sequence ATGCAAATCAACGACATCAAACAAAATTTAAGTTTAAGCCAGGTACTAGCTCATTACAATCTACAGCCCAATAAAAACAAAATGTTATTTTGTCCTTTTCACCTGTCATCCCGAACTGGAGGAAGGGAACAAACAGCAAGTTTACAAGTCAATTTAGAAAAGAACTTTTACAAATGCCACGCTTGCGGAGCAAAAGGCGACCAAATCCAATTTGTGCAAGACTTTGAGAAATTAACCAAACACGAAGCCCTTATAAAATGTACAGCACTTGCAGGGAATCCACCCGAAATAAAACACCAACCCATAACCACAAAACCAATGGATCAAGAAAAACGAATTGAATTTTTAGAAAAACTATACGAAACCTTTATAAAATCAGCTTATTTAAGTCAACCAGCAAGAGACTATTTACAAAGCAGAAACTTAACGGCATTACTAGAAAAAAGAGGATTAGTCGGCTTTAACTCTGGTCAGTTCCACCACGCAGGACGATTTGAAAACGAACCAAACCCCGAACAAGCAAAAAAGGAAATGATACAAGATGCTTTAGAAATAGGAATGTTAACCCCTTTAAATAGAGTAAATAATCAAACAGGCGAAGCAGTAACCTATCAAGTTTTTGGAGTAAAAAGCATTGCTTTTCCTTTGCGTAATGCTAAAGGACAAATAGTAAGTTATTATTTTAGAAATGTTGAAGATAAAAACGGCAAACATTTTTATTTAAAAAATCGTCAGGGCTTATACCCCTATTATCCAAAACCTGAAACAAAAAAACTTATTTTAACTGAAGCTATTATTGATTGTGCTAGCCTTTTACACATTCCCGAAATCACCAATAATTATAGCCTTTTAGCGTGCTATGGTACAAACGGCTTAACTCCAGAACACACTGAGGCAGTGAGCCAATTAAAAGAACTGGAGGAAATTATATTTTTCTTTGACGGAGACAAAGCAGGAAGCACAGCAATTGAAAAATACACAAAGGAACTTCAAACCTTAAACGTTAAACTAAAAATAACAAAAGTAGAACCCCCCGAAAATGAGGATGTAAACAGCCTTTTAGTCGCTTATGAAAAAGAAATTTTTATGGAACTATTGGAAAAAAGAAAGACTGTAATTACTAAGGACAAAACAATTTTACCCGAAAATATTATTTCTTCAGTTGAACCAACTTTAAACTTTAAACCTTTAAACTTTGAATCAAAAACAAAACCCCTCGACTTACTAAAAACTCCTAATTTATTACACAATATCAATGATTTACTAGGAAAAATAGGCATTGTAGGAGAAGAAGATAACAGGCTATTGCAATATGTAACGGCAACTACCTATAAAATGAATTACAATTTACACGTATTATACCAGGGAAGCTCAGGAAGTGGCAAAACCCACACCATCAAACAAATAGCATTACTCATACCGCCCGAAGATGTGATTTATTTAACCCGAGTTACAGAAAGCAGTTTGTACAATTATAAAAATGGAGAGTTTATGTATAAGTTGGTAGTTTTTGAAGATTTAGACGGACTAAAAGAAGAAGCTTTACTGGCAGTGCGTGAAATGATCTCTAATAAAAAATTATCGTCCTCGACTTCTATCAAAGACAAAAAAGGCAATGCCGACGGTAAAATAAAAGCCGTAGAAGTATCTTTTGCTAGTTTATCAGCCACCACAAAAGGCGAACTCTACGAGGATAATATGAGTAGAATTATAGTGTTATCGGTCGATGAATCAAAGGAGCAAACAAAACGAATCATTGAGTATAAAAACAAAGTCTATCAAGGCGAAATCAACAAAGAAGAACAAGAAAAAAATAAGACAGTTTTTAAGAGAATGCATCAAATTATTACAAGTCTATGA
- a CDS encoding tyrosine-type recombinase/integrase, translating to MLHLCYGCGLRAFEMEQITVKDIDTQQKTVTVQKGKNNKYRVIPVSEKNKPGPNQLFRNHKIHHNEKSTHFIQQSRN from the coding sequence ATTTTACACCTGTGCTATGGCTGTGGGCTTCGAGCCTTCGAAATGGAACAAATCACGGTAAAAGACATCGATACTCAACAAAAAACAGTAACGGTTCAAAAAGGCAAAAACAACAAATACAGAGTAATCCCAGTGAGTGAAAAAAATAAACCAGGACCTAATCAATTATTTAGAAACCATAAAATACACCACAATGAAAAATCAACACATTTTATACAACAAAGCAGGAACTAG
- a CDS encoding tyrosine-type recombinase/integrase → MKNQHILYNKAGTRLKRYTALIMLKRLAIKASVKAKITLHGLRHSIATHLLENGVQLPQVQAFLGHSQMETTEIYTRISKYQLKKL, encoded by the coding sequence ATGAAAAATCAACACATTTTATACAACAAAGCAGGAACTAGATTAAAAAGATATACCGCTCTAATAATGCTAAAAAGACTAGCGATAAAAGCCAGTGTAAAAGCAAAAATAACCCTGCACGGTTTGCGTCATTCCATCGCCACACATCTACTAGAAAACGGCGTACAGCTCCCACAAGTACAAGCATTTTTAGGACACTCCCAAATGGAAACTACCGAAATATATACAAGAATAAGTAAATACCAACTCAAAAAATTATAA
- a CDS encoding tyrosine-type recombinase/integrase, producing MMTLKEYIQNNFSPSNHKSLYCCIKKYQEHTINHEKATLNDILRYLKILRESNKKYRTIANHLHSIKVYYRYLQFSGIRKDHPIKKLILIDKIDKTIKTQNLYTTKQLEEYYQQTPKHKKLMVSLLIEQALTTSELIAIKVKDIDLEKAEITLKSRTLSLKAYQIYLCTEYINYIEYIKEKKPEDYLFTTRTNKAYRENDISQHINKNRPEEKQITPLKIRQSVIKNLLIQHDVRVVQVFAGHKISGTTQQYKTTQFEELKAKINLLHPLQ from the coding sequence ATGATGACTCTAAAAGAATATATCCAAAACAACTTTAGTCCATCCAATCATAAAAGTTTATACTGTTGCATCAAGAAGTACCAAGAACACACCATTAATCACGAAAAAGCTACATTAAATGACATATTACGTTACCTTAAAATCCTTAGAGAAAGCAACAAAAAATACAGAACAATAGCCAATCATCTCCACAGCATCAAAGTATATTATAGGTATTTACAATTTAGTGGAATTAGAAAAGATCATCCTATCAAAAAACTCATTTTAATAGATAAAATAGACAAAACCATAAAAACCCAAAATTTATACACCACCAAACAATTAGAAGAATATTACCAACAAACCCCAAAACATAAAAAACTAATGGTGAGTTTACTTATAGAACAAGCCCTAACCACTAGCGAACTGATAGCCATCAAAGTAAAAGACATCGATCTCGAAAAAGCAGAAATTACCCTAAAAAGCAGAACTTTATCCCTAAAAGCCTATCAAATCTATCTCTGTACAGAATACATCAATTATATAGAATACATCAAAGAAAAAAAGCCAGAAGATTATTTATTTACCACCCGAACTAATAAAGCCTATAGAGAGAATGACATCAGCCAGCACATCAATAAAAACCGACCAGAAGAAAAACAAATTACACCACTCAAAATAAGACAAAGCGTCATTAAAAACTTATTAATACAGCACGATGTAAGAGTAGTACAAGTCTTTGCAGGACACAAAATAAGTGGAACAACACAACAATACAAAACAACTCAGTTCGAAGAACTAAAAGCAAAAATCAATCTTTTGCATCCATTACAATAA